In Bacillus sp. Marseille-Q1617, a genomic segment contains:
- a CDS encoding bifunctional 5,10-methylenetetrahydrofolate dehydrogenase/5,10-methenyltetrahydrofolate cyclohydrolase: MAVEPLILDGKRVATEVKESLRLRVSALKEKGITPCLATVLVGDDSSSETYVKMKGNACRKIGMESRRIHLPKETTTSELLKVLNELNADEDVHGILLQHPVPKHIDERAAFEAISIDKDVDGVTSLGFGQTSLGFGEFPSCTPAAIMNIIDFYDVSVEGKHAVVIGRSPILGKPVSMMLLNRNATVTTCHSYTENLPEIISQADIVVAAVGKPRFIEGDWVKEGAIILDAGYNKGNVGDVDYESCYEKAGAITPVPGGVGPVTISMLLKQTVDSAEKSAKLLKKSS, encoded by the coding sequence ATTGCAGTGGAACCATTAATTTTAGACGGAAAACGAGTAGCTACAGAAGTGAAGGAAAGCTTGCGGTTGAGAGTCTCTGCTTTAAAGGAAAAAGGGATCACGCCTTGCCTAGCCACGGTGCTTGTGGGTGACGATTCCTCTTCGGAAACCTACGTAAAAATGAAAGGGAATGCCTGCAGGAAAATCGGCATGGAGTCCCGGCGGATTCACCTTCCGAAGGAAACGACGACAAGTGAACTGCTGAAAGTCCTCAACGAGTTAAACGCGGATGAGGATGTACACGGCATCCTTCTTCAGCATCCTGTCCCTAAGCATATCGATGAGCGCGCTGCGTTCGAAGCGATTTCCATCGATAAAGACGTAGATGGTGTGACGAGCCTCGGCTTCGGTCAGACATCTCTTGGTTTCGGCGAGTTCCCATCCTGTACACCGGCTGCCATCATGAACATCATTGACTTTTATGATGTGTCCGTTGAAGGAAAGCATGCCGTCGTGATCGGAAGAAGCCCGATTTTAGGCAAACCGGTGTCTATGATGCTATTGAACCGCAATGCAACCGTCACGACCTGTCACTCCTATACAGAGAACCTGCCGGAGATCATATCGCAGGCCGATATAGTGGTAGCGGCCGTCGGAAAGCCCCGCTTCATTGAAGGCGACTGGGTGAAAGAGGGCGCGATCATCCTTGACGCCGGCTACAATAAAGGGAATGTCGGCGACGTCGATTATGAGTCTTGTTACGAGAAAGCCGGTGCGATCACCCCGGTCCCTGGCGGAGTCGGACCTGTAAC